A portion of the Oncorhynchus clarkii lewisi isolate Uvic-CL-2024 chromosome 27, UVic_Ocla_1.0, whole genome shotgun sequence genome contains these proteins:
- the LOC139386143 gene encoding frizzled-4-like: protein MSRAVCTLAAVALSLALLCGPGSIGLVRAFGDETEEMTCDPIRIAMCQDLGYNVTKMPNLVGNVLQSDAELQLTTFTPLIQYGCSSQLKFFLCAVYVPMCTDKVPIPIGPCGSMCLSVKRKCLPVLIEFGFVWPELLNCSLFPPQNDHNHMCMEGPGDEEAPYHPVRPLPPQEEECQALGAGPDQYAWVRRSHSCALQCGYDAGLYRREAKVFTDVWMAVWAVLCFLSTTLTVLTFLLDSTRFSYPERPIIFLSMCSNLYSVAYLVRLTLGRERVSCDLEEAAVPVLVQEGLKSTSCAIVFLLLYFFGMASSLWWVILTLTWFLAAGLKWGHEAIEMHSSYFHIAAWAIPAIKTIVILIMRLVDADDLTGLCYVGNLQQEAVTGFVVAPLAAYLLIGTLFICAGLVALFKIRSNLQKDGAKTDKLERLMVKIGVFSVLYMVPASTVIGCYLYQLSHWGDFRASARDSYVAAEMLRIFMSLLVGITSGMWIWSAKTLHTWQRCSARLWRDGRAGRGKRAPGDSWIKPGKGNETVV, encoded by the exons ATGAGTCGGGCTGTGTGCACTCTTGCGGCGGTAGCGCTCTCCCTCGCGCTGCTGTGCGGTCCAGGATCCATTGGTCTGGTGCGTGCATTCGGCGACGAGACAGAGGAGATGACGTGCGACCCGATACGCATCGCCATGTGCCAGGACCTGGGCTACAACGTCACCAAGATGCCCAACCTGGTGGGCAACGTCCTGCAGTCAGACGCCGAGCTCCAGCTCACCACCTTCACACCACTCATACAGTATGGCTGCTCCAGCCAActgaag ttctTCCTGTGTGCGGTGTACGTGCCCATGTGTACAGACAAGGTTCCCATCCCCATCGGGCCGTGTGGcagcatgtgtctgtctgtcaagaGGAAGTGTCTGCCAGTCCTAATAGAGTTCGGCTTCGTCTGGCCAGAGCTGCTCAACTGCAGCCTGTTCCCCCCTCAGAACGACCACAACCACATGTGTATGGAGGGTCCGGGGGATGAGGAGGCCCCCTACCACCCGGTCCGACCCCTGCCCCCCCAGGAGGAGGAGTGCCAGGCCCTGGGGGCCGGGCCAGACCAGTATGCCTGGGTGAGGCGGAGCCACAGCTGTGCACTGCAGTGTGGGTATGACGCGGGGCTGTACCGGCGCGAGGCCAAGGTGTTTACAGACGTGTGGATGGCAGTGTGGGCGGTGTTGTGTTTTCTCTCTACCACCCTGACCGTCCTCACCTTCCTCCTGGACTCAACACGTTTCTCCTACCCCGAGAGACCCATCATCTTCCTCTCCATGTGCTCCAACCTCTACAGCGTGGCCTACCTG GTGCGCCTGACTCTGGGTCGGGAGCGTGTGTCCTGTGACCTGGAGGAGGCAGCGGTGCCTGTTCTGGTACAGGAGGGGTTAAAAAGTACTAGCTGTGCCATTGTCTTCCTCCTGCTCTACTTCTTTGGCATGGCCTCCTCGTTGTg GTGGGTGATTCTGACTCTGACCTGGTTCCTGGCTGCAGGGTTAAAGTGGGGTCACGAGGCCATTGAGATGCACAGCTCCTACTTCCACATAGCAGCCTGGGCAATCCCCGCCATCAAGACCATCGTCATCCTCATCATGCGACTAGTAGATGCTGATGACCTCACGGGGCTGTGCTACGTGGGTAACCTACAGCAGGAGGCCGTGACGGGTTTCGTGGTCGCCCCGCTCGCTGCATACCTCCTCATCGGCACTCTGTTTATCTGCGCCGGCCTGGTGGCCCTGTTTAAGATTCGCTCCAACCTGCAGAAGGACGGGGCCAAGACGGACAAGCTGGAGCGTCTGATGGTGAAGATCGGGGTGTTCTCTGTGCTGTACATGGTACCTGCGTCCACCGTGATAGGTTGCTACCTCTACCAGCTGTCCCACTGGGGGGACTTCAGGGCCAGTGCCAGGGACTCATACGTGGCAGCAGAGATGCTGAGGATCTTTATGTCTCTGCTGGTGGGCATCACGTCGGGCATGTGGATCTGGTCGGCCAAGACCCTTCACACCTGGCAACGCTGCTCTGCCCGGCTGTGGAGAGACGGTCGGGCAGGGAGGGGCAAGCGGGCACCGGGGGACAGCTGGATAAAACCTGGCAAGGGCAATGAGACGGTGgtgtga